The Calditrichota bacterium genome contains the following window.
AGATAAAAAATATGCCGCACTCGGCAAAGGCATCAGCGAAATGATGATTACCGATATCAGCCAGGTCAAAGGTCTGCATCCCGTCGAAAGAGTGCGATTACAGGCGTTGATGGATGAAATCGGGCTGGGACAGAGCGGCATGGTCAAAGAAGATTCTGCGCCGCGGTTGGGGAAATTGCTCGGCGCCGGAAAAATCGTGGCTGGCAGCTTTGATATTCTGTCAAGAAAGAAAGTGCAATTCAACGCCGCTTTCTGGGACGTTCTTAAAAATAAATTTCCTCCGCCAACAGTGCAAAAAGATGCGCTGAATAATATTTTCCGCATTGAAAAGGACCTTGTTTTCAGCCTGCTCGATGACATAGGCATTTTGGTCACTCCCGAAGAGAAAGCAAAAATTCAACAGATTCCGACGAAAAACTTTCAGGCATTTTTAGCCTACTCTCAGGGCCTGGAGATGGAAGATGCCGGCAATTTCGGAAAAGCCGCGCAATTTTTCCAGAAAGCAATTCGGCTGGACCCCGGCTTCGGAAAAGCGAAACAGAAACAGTCAAAAGCAAAAATGCTTCAAGTCGCAGCAAAAGGTCTTTCGCCTGTAAAGAAACAACTTGCTCCCTCGACAGCGGCTGTCGGTTATAGGGTTGAATTGTCAAAAACCGATCTTATTAATAGTCGATTGAACAATCTCTCCGCGAGCATAGGAACAATTTTTATTCCGGGGCAGGATTCGCGAAAGTCAGCTCAGGAAGCCGTAGAAGCCGGCGTTCCGATTCTGGGCGATCTGCCATTGCCGCCTGATCCGCCGCGTCGGACGGGAATTAATCCATAATTTTAAATATTAATTTTGAAGAGGCTGAATAAAATGACTATCAGATTCATCCAGAATAATTTCAAAATAAAATTTTTCTTGCTGCCGCTAACAATTTTGCTATTAAGCGCCGCGCCGTCAAGCGCGCAGGATTTTTGGCAGCAGTTGCCAATTTATGGCGGGGGAGCCCAGAATTTTGTAATCGGTCCGGGAACTAAGCTATACGCCTATACAGATTTCAACAATACCCTGAGCATGTCGACAAACGCCGGCGATCTCTGGACAAAAATAAACATTCCCGTTGAGCAACTCTCCGATATTCACTTGCAAACTTTTGGCGTTTCTTCTGATGGCTCAATTTTATCTCTGTGGAAAAACTCTAAATCAGATAAAGACTCTTTGATAATTTACAAATCGCAAAACGACGGCGCGACGTGGCAACCAATCGACACATTAAATGGCTCGAGTATTGGGCAGGGCATGATTAACGGAGCAGCAAATTCATTGTTTTTTCTGTATAAGCCTGTCGATTTTCATGAATATCCGCTGCGTCGCACCACGGACAATGGCGACACCTGGACGACAATAATCCCGGACAGCCAGGCTTATTCTCTTTCAGCCATCGGCGCAAATACCAACGGCTGGATCGTGGCAAGCAGTTATGACAAAATCTTGCTCTCCACGGACAATGGCGACAATTGGACAGACATCAGCGGAAATTTTCCGGGCTACGGCGCCAGCACAATTGCGCTCAATGACTCAAACCATATTTTCGTCGCTACCTGGGAGAATCAAATCTTTCGCTCCCGTAATAACGGCGAAACGTGGGAAACGATTTATCAGGACACAAGCGGCGGAACAATACGACAAATCTTGCCTAACAGCAGCGGCGATTTACTATTCGATCTGACAATTTACAATAGCGGCACCTACGAATATCGCTTGATGCGACTTCCGCAATTTAGCACGACTCCGGAAATCATCTTTTCGAAAAATAATTTATATTCTGGCCTCTTCAGAGTTGATAGTAATGACGCTATCTTTGTGGCGACAACGAACTCCATTTACCGCTCCAGTGACAACGGACAGACGTGGACAGAAATCACGCAAGGTTTGACCCACTTTCTGACGAATTCCTTTGCCGCGGCATCAAACGGAGATATTTTCTTCAGCGCCAGCGGTTTACCGCTATACAAATCATCCGACAGAGGCGAAAACTGGCAAAAAGTAGCCACCAGCTACCCGGCGCTCGACTGGAACCACGGCGTGGTGACTCACAACAATGCAATTTACGCATTAGCTGATTCTGGTGTTTATAAATCCACAGACCTGGGCACGAGTTGGCTGCGTCTCACGCCCGAAAATATTTACAGTGCGAGTTACATCACCTGGGACAATAGCGGTACAGCATATCTTCTCAGCTCGCACAACAATCTTTACCGAACCACTACAAACGAGCAAACCTGGGTGGCGATGAACACAGATGCCTTCAGCACCGTTGACATCAATCAAATTTTCGCACTTCCGACGGGAACACTATTTGTTGGCGTTGATTCTTTATCTGTATTTCGCTCCACTGATCAGGGAAATTCCTGGACAAGCGCCAGCACCGGACTTCCGTTGGAATCTGCGTTCACTTTTGCCCACGATTCTTCCGGCGGAATTATCGTGAGTGTTCTTTACGACAGTTCAGATAATCGTTATTATGGCGGACTTTACCGTTCGACGAACAATGGCGTTTCGTGGCAATCAATCAATAACGGGCTTCCCGGCACTGCGTTTACCTCAATCGTTGTCAACTCTGCCGGGCATATTTATGCTGCCAATCTGTATGACGGAGTTTATCGCTCAACAGATTTGGGGCAAACCTGGACGCAAGTGAATTCCGGTTTATCTGGCAATACAACTGCCTGGAAATTGGGACTGGACAACGACGATTATTTATTTCTCGCCACGGTTAACGGCGTATTCCGCTCTGCCCTGTCAACTTCGACAACAACGCCCGAAATAGTAGTGGATGTGCCGCAAGAGCCTGAAACCGGCAAAGATCTTACTCTGTCAGTGAACAAAGACCCAAATTTTCAAGCAACGATCGTTCGGCTCTATTATCGTATCCCGGGAGAAACCGAGTGGCGCTTCATCGAATCGGCAACGCCGAGCGATACCGCTTTTTCATTTGTAATTCCCGCGGATTCTATTTCCTATCAAGGATTGGAATATTACATCTATCTTTTTGACGGAAATACAAATACAACGGTCACTTACCCACCGGAGAATCCACAAACAAACCCGATCTCTTTGCGGGTCCGTGTCACAAGTCAGACAGCAAAACTGACGCTTTCGCCGCTCACCTATCGCATGGTTTCCTTGCCGCTCGTTCTCGACAATCCGGAAATCGGAAGCGTGCTGACGGATGATTACGGCGAACCAGACGCGAAAAGTTGGCGTCTCTTGCGCTGGGTTTCTCTCGGAGATTCGGGACTGTATTTGGAATATCCTTACCTGCAAGACGATTT
Protein-coding sequences here:
- a CDS encoding T9SS type A sorting domain-containing protein, with amino-acid sequence MTIRFIQNNFKIKFFLLPLTILLLSAAPSSAQDFWQQLPIYGGGAQNFVIGPGTKLYAYTDFNNTLSMSTNAGDLWTKINIPVEQLSDIHLQTFGVSSDGSILSLWKNSKSDKDSLIIYKSQNDGATWQPIDTLNGSSIGQGMINGAANSLFFLYKPVDFHEYPLRRTTDNGDTWTTIIPDSQAYSLSAIGANTNGWIVASSYDKILLSTDNGDNWTDISGNFPGYGASTIALNDSNHIFVATWENQIFRSRNNGETWETIYQDTSGGTIRQILPNSSGDLLFDLTIYNSGTYEYRLMRLPQFSTTPEIIFSKNNLYSGLFRVDSNDAIFVATTNSIYRSSDNGQTWTEITQGLTHFLTNSFAAASNGDIFFSASGLPLYKSSDRGENWQKVATSYPALDWNHGVVTHNNAIYALADSGVYKSTDLGTSWLRLTPENIYSASYITWDNSGTAYLLSSHNNLYRTTTNEQTWVAMNTDAFSTVDINQIFALPTGTLFVGVDSLSVFRSTDQGNSWTSASTGLPLESAFTFAHDSSGGIIVSVLYDSSDNRYYGGLYRSTNNGVSWQSINNGLPGTAFTSIVVNSAGHIYAANLYDGVYRSTDLGQTWTQVNSGLSGNTTAWKLGLDNDDYLFLATVNGVFRSALSTSTTTPEIVVDVPQEPETGKDLTLSVNKDPNFQATIVRLYYRIPGETEWRFIESATPSDTAFSFVIPADSISYQGLEYYIYLFDGNTNTTVTYPPENPQTNPISLRVRVTSQTAKLTLSPLTYRMVSLPLVLDNPEIGSVLTDDYGEPDAKSWRLLRWVSLGDSGLYLEYPYLQDDFSLGNAFWLITRDGKMFDVDSAWSNNVNEPYSYTLKPGWNQIGNPFPFPVPSDSVQNIQYVEPPVYYDGAQYLYNQKILQPWEGYFVYNSSGQELQISIPPIHAQTTLPKTKSHWQAASEKGFSVRLKAQMRNTKLLDTENFIGISELAKDETDEFDLAEAPPIGEYLQLYALEKGKKFTSNFKSVPQHGQQWQLRLELSEWINFPVDFSIEQNGNLPEGFHVYIFDEHDQCALDISDGKFSINLPKNTLTRNFKLIIGNEEYASAHSNDIPLRPVDYALRQNYPNPFNGATTINYQLAKRSRVKLEIYNILGRKIRTLVDEVQPTGNHKITWDATDNQRRPVSTGVYFYRLEAEKFVAARKLPRENFF